Proteins co-encoded in one Candidatus Zixiibacteriota bacterium genomic window:
- the pilM gene encoding type IV pilus assembly protein PilM, with protein sequence MLFSGRRKSTIGLDVGSNSIKLVKLDHGKDGYTVSAIGIRELPPEAIVGDEIRDREAVIYNIQSLIDQTDPRIKEVVVSVSGHSVITDRFTIDKKTGPEAEQAILFETEQRAPFDVDDVSLDYHVIKTDDDINKMDVLLVAARKEYLRTYLDLIEDAGLQPCVVDDDSFAILNSYEANYDIDPTRVTALVNIGYDVTNITYMSEGLFAATRDVSAGTREIFEAVKKEFRLNPELTAKALKGEMSDSIDQDMFKATVMSAADELISGIELAFSYFRSQTKIENIDWIVLSGGGALIPYLPEFLQSKINIPLELANPLRNLDYDPELFQFVQPEKIAPLLAVSVGLAMRKAK encoded by the coding sequence ATGTTGTTCTCAGGCAGACGAAAAAGCACAATTGGATTGGATGTAGGCTCCAATTCCATCAAACTGGTCAAGCTCGATCATGGCAAGGACGGCTATACGGTCTCGGCAATCGGCATACGCGAACTGCCGCCGGAGGCAATAGTCGGCGACGAGATCCGAGACCGCGAGGCGGTCATCTACAATATCCAGTCGCTGATCGACCAGACCGACCCTCGGATCAAAGAAGTGGTAGTTTCGGTATCCGGCCATAGTGTTATCACCGACCGCTTCACTATCGACAAGAAGACCGGCCCGGAAGCGGAACAGGCGATTCTATTCGAGACCGAGCAACGCGCCCCGTTCGACGTGGACGACGTGAGCCTGGATTACCACGTCATCAAGACCGACGACGATATCAACAAGATGGACGTGCTGCTAGTGGCAGCCCGCAAGGAGTACCTGCGCACCTACCTCGATCTTATTGAAGACGCCGGCCTTCAGCCGTGCGTGGTTGACGACGACTCTTTTGCCATTCTCAACTCCTACGAGGCCAATTACGATATCGATCCGACCCGCGTTACCGCCCTGGTCAACATCGGGTACGATGTTACAAACATCACGTACATGTCTGAGGGGTTGTTCGCCGCCACGCGCGACGTCTCCGCCGGTACCCGCGAGATTTTCGAGGCGGTCAAGAAGGAGTTCCGCCTTAATCCGGAGCTGACAGCCAAGGCGCTCAAAGGCGAGATGAGCGACTCGATTGATCAGGATATGTTCAAGGCGACTGTTATGTCGGCGGCGGACGAGCTGATATCGGGGATTGAGCTCGCGTTCTCGTACTTCCGTTCCCAGACCAAAATTGAGAATATCGACTGGATAGTTCTGTCGGGCGGCGGGGCGTTAATCCCGTACCTGCCGGAATTCCTGCAGTCCAAGATTAATATCCCGCTGGAGTTGGCCAACCCGCTTCGCAACCTCGATTACGATCCCGAGCTGTTCCAGTTCGTGCAGCCGGAGAAGATCGCCCCGTTGCTTGCGGTTTCGGTCGGTCTGGCCATGCGCAAAGCTAAGTGA
- a CDS encoding PilN domain-containing protein produces MIEINLLPKDHRKGTGAFQFGKTGIYIASAAIGVVAMLVAITFYQMSQLSSLKSDIERANQRAAMLREDIRIVDALTDVKDKIHRRISAVERLDRHRSAWVRILEEVSRNMPEFVWLDEFKEKPLDVPKAGKRDVEKPNEKVTEKTEVATTAPAAELPSQRVVEIKGYAFTLNALAATMIKMMRSDFFDKVELVDSKDTTYADEKAYLFQLAANVHYLSDDELRARVAQSQGEADSTTSHTTLN; encoded by the coding sequence ATGATAGAGATAAATCTACTGCCTAAGGACCATCGGAAGGGCACCGGAGCCTTCCAGTTCGGCAAGACCGGCATTTACATCGCCTCCGCTGCAATCGGGGTCGTGGCGATGCTGGTGGCGATCACCTTCTATCAGATGAGCCAGCTTAGCAGCCTCAAGTCTGATATCGAGCGCGCCAACCAGCGGGCGGCCATGCTGCGCGAGGATATCCGGATCGTTGATGCCCTGACCGACGTCAAGGACAAGATACACCGTCGCATAAGCGCGGTCGAAAGACTGGACCGCCACCGCTCCGCCTGGGTGAGGATTCTCGAAGAGGTTTCCCGCAATATGCCGGAGTTTGTCTGGCTGGACGAGTTTAAGGAGAAGCCACTGGATGTTCCCAAGGCCGGCAAGAGAGACGTCGAAAAACCCAACGAAAAAGTCACCGAAAAAACTGAAGTAGCTACGACCGCGCCGGCGGCGGAGTTGCCCTCGCAGCGGGTGGTGGAAATCAAGGGGTACGCTTTCACTCTGAACGCCCTGGCCGCTACCATGATCAAGATGATGCGGTCGGACTTCTTCGATAAGGTGGAGTTGGTAGACTCCAAGGATACCACCTACGCCGATGAAAAAGCGTACCTATTCCAATTGGCCGCCAACGTGCACTACCTCTCGGATGATGAGCTGCGCGCCAGGGTGGCTCAATCCCAGGGTGAAGCCGATTCGACGACGAGTCACACGACTCTGAACTAA
- the pilO gene encoding type 4a pilus biogenesis protein PilO: protein MDLKDSKTQKIIIGALAFFIVVYFWYSRLYSSYNNQISGQRQEFETITTNLRNVEMKAKSLDALKLEYAELIDRYHEIEALLPEVKQVPSILVQLHTASSITGTRITKVHPLPVEAQEFYEIAAFDVEITGTYHDFGKFVSYVANFPFIANVSDVQIAATNKPKAKSRNTTEEEDVIEVGRKKATMTAKFRLSTYYVKENERLAELTM from the coding sequence ATGGACCTCAAAGATTCGAAAACTCAGAAAATCATAATCGGCGCCCTGGCCTTTTTCATCGTAGTCTATTTCTGGTACAGCCGGCTGTATTCGAGTTACAACAACCAAATCAGCGGGCAGCGCCAGGAATTCGAGACTATCACGACCAACCTGCGCAACGTCGAGATGAAAGCCAAATCGCTCGATGCGCTGAAGCTGGAGTACGCCGAACTAATCGACCGTTATCACGAAATCGAGGCGCTATTGCCGGAAGTGAAGCAGGTGCCGTCGATCCTCGTCCAGTTGCATACGGCGTCGTCGATCACCGGCACGCGCATCACCAAGGTGCACCCGCTGCCGGTCGAGGCGCAGGAGTTTTACGAGATCGCGGCCTTTGACGTGGAAATCACCGGCACGTACCACGACTTCGGGAAGTTCGTCAGCTACGTCGCCAACTTCCCGTTCATAGCCAATGTCTCGGACGTACAGATAGCGGCCACCAATAAGCCCAAGGCCAAGTCGAGAAACACTACCGAGGAAGAGGACGTGATCGAGGTGGGTCGGAAGAAAGCCACCATGACCGCCAAGTTCCGTTTGTCGACCTACTACGTGAAAGAGAATGAGCGGCTCGCAGAGCTGACGATGTAA
- a CDS encoding secretin N-terminal domain-containing protein gives MWWRDQIISWKLAGAVLTVALMLTPTMAQDQPTDATAPIKNVEFQGSDIRAALTFLADYGNVNVVIAPDVVGKVTIRLREVHWRDAMDIIGRTYDLAIVDDQAGYIRVLKSETYREELTKKAEHDANQMKLVPLETKIVKIANSVAEDMVGTVRNLLTDRGKVVADTRSNSLVLQEVPENLPVVMDYIAKLDSPAKQIKISAQLLEISSEGLQELGVNWMLNGSYVSDGGSQVNQTGEVMADIGSDPIGRYSVQVLSHDWNLDAFVEALVKSGKGKIIAHPEITTVENKQARIQMGQKVPVKQFDESGNVVIKFEEIGTILTVTPHITAENQVLMHLRPERSTFEFDAAGVIINTNNAETNVIVSNGQTAVIGGLTTQDEVETEYGVPILKDVPLVGNLFKFSTKSSESRDLVIFVTPTIAEGDLAMNPAP, from the coding sequence ATGTGGTGGAGAGACCAAATCATTTCGTGGAAACTGGCCGGCGCCGTTTTGACGGTTGCTCTGATGCTGACGCCGACGATGGCGCAGGATCAGCCGACAGATGCCACGGCGCCGATCAAGAACGTCGAGTTCCAGGGCAGCGACATTCGCGCCGCCTTGACCTTCCTTGCCGACTACGGCAATGTCAATGTGGTTATCGCGCCTGACGTGGTCGGTAAAGTGACCATTCGTCTTCGCGAAGTCCACTGGCGCGACGCCATGGATATTATCGGGCGCACCTACGATCTGGCGATCGTGGATGATCAGGCCGGATACATCCGGGTGCTGAAATCCGAGACGTACCGCGAGGAGCTGACCAAGAAAGCCGAGCACGACGCCAACCAGATGAAACTGGTGCCACTCGAGACCAAGATCGTGAAGATCGCCAACTCAGTGGCTGAAGATATGGTCGGAACGGTCAGAAACCTCCTGACCGACCGCGGTAAGGTGGTGGCCGACACCCGCTCCAACTCACTGGTGCTGCAGGAAGTTCCGGAAAACCTGCCGGTGGTAATGGACTACATCGCCAAGCTCGATTCCCCGGCCAAGCAGATAAAGATATCTGCACAGCTACTCGAAATCTCGTCGGAAGGCCTGCAGGAACTGGGTGTCAACTGGATGCTCAACGGCAGCTACGTTTCCGACGGCGGTTCGCAGGTTAACCAGACCGGCGAGGTAATGGCTGATATCGGCTCCGATCCGATCGGGCGCTACTCCGTACAGGTTCTGAGCCACGATTGGAATCTCGATGCCTTTGTCGAGGCGCTGGTCAAGAGCGGCAAGGGCAAGATCATCGCCCATCCGGAAATAACGACTGTCGAGAACAAGCAAGCCCGCATTCAGATGGGCCAGAAGGTGCCGGTGAAGCAGTTCGACGAATCCGGTAATGTCGTAATCAAGTTCGAGGAGATCGGCACCATCCTGACGGTCACGCCGCATATCACGGCGGAAAACCAGGTGCTGATGCACCTTCGTCCGGAGCGCTCGACTTTCGAGTTCGATGCCGCGGGCGTCATCATCAACACTAATAATGCCGAGACGAACGTGATCGTCTCCAACGGCCAGACCGCGGTCATCGGCGGACTGACCACGCAGGATGAGGTAGAGACGGAATACGGCGTGCCGATTCTGAAGGACGTCCCACTGGTTGGCAACCTCTTCAAGTTCTCCACCAAGTCGTCGGAAAGCCGCGACCTGGTGATATTCGTTACGCCCACGATTGCGGAGGGTGATTTGGCGATGAACCCGGCCCCTTAA
- a CDS encoding AMP-binding protein has protein sequence MAATDSQSSGRPVSLYAAFEAVATKYADKTALIGSGGKGLALTYREALTRIQQLAAGLQTPEFSGLSEIGLISENRPEWPIAYLAIVAAGKTVVPLDANLHPGEIEAIIRHAGLSVLFVSGRFEPVVASFGPDLRLFSFESESPNNWSKLVSSPVDFTPLGSRETVASLIYTSGTTGAPKAVILTHGNLLANLEAIDKAIHFDERDVQLSLLPLHHTFETTCGFLTPLIHGATIVYARGLKSKEVLEDISANRVTLMCGVPLLYEKMYHSIHRKVETAPLIRRLMFRLLLWISALGWQLGRRWGRGLFAGVRRRAGLADIRMFVSGAAALPPNIQRFFVLIGFDFLQGYGMTEASPVISVNRADSIVFGSVGPPLDGVEVRIDRPDENGIGEIIVRGENCTSGYKNNPEQTAELWRNGWLHTGDLGTFRDGQLWITGRAKNLIVSAAGKNIYPEELEEKLSESDYILEVIVFGRAKHGRHGEEVRALIVPDIEQFQLEFGLDPAQPNADLVREILSREVAMVNAEIADYKRITGFEVHFQELEKTSTKKVKRFVYR, from the coding sequence ATGGCCGCGACAGATTCACAGTCCAGCGGCAGGCCGGTCTCCCTCTACGCCGCTTTTGAGGCGGTCGCCACGAAATACGCCGACAAAACCGCGCTTATCGGCTCCGGCGGCAAGGGCCTGGCACTGACCTACCGTGAAGCCCTCACGCGAATTCAGCAACTCGCAGCCGGCCTCCAGACACCCGAGTTCTCCGGGCTGTCCGAGATCGGCCTGATCAGCGAGAATCGCCCCGAGTGGCCTATAGCGTACCTCGCCATCGTCGCCGCCGGGAAGACCGTGGTGCCGCTCGACGCCAACCTGCATCCGGGCGAAATCGAGGCGATCATCCGTCACGCCGGACTCTCGGTGTTATTCGTGTCCGGGCGTTTCGAGCCCGTGGTCGCCAGTTTCGGGCCGGATCTGCGGCTATTCTCATTCGAATCGGAGTCGCCCAACAACTGGTCGAAACTTGTGTCAAGCCCGGTTGATTTTACTCCTCTGGGAAGCAGGGAAACGGTGGCGTCGTTGATTTATACGTCTGGCACCACCGGCGCGCCTAAGGCCGTGATACTCACGCACGGCAATCTGCTGGCCAATCTCGAAGCGATTGACAAGGCGATACACTTCGACGAACGCGATGTGCAGCTATCTCTCCTGCCGCTGCACCACACTTTTGAGACGACCTGCGGCTTTCTGACTCCACTTATTCATGGCGCGACGATCGTTTACGCGCGCGGGTTGAAATCCAAGGAAGTGCTGGAAGACATATCCGCAAACCGGGTGACCTTGATGTGCGGTGTGCCGCTCCTCTATGAGAAAATGTATCACTCGATACATCGCAAGGTGGAAACCGCTCCCCTCATACGTCGACTCATGTTCCGGCTGTTGCTCTGGATCTCCGCGCTCGGTTGGCAACTGGGGCGACGCTGGGGGAGAGGGCTCTTTGCGGGCGTACGCCGACGGGCCGGGCTGGCCGACATACGGATGTTCGTCTCCGGCGCTGCCGCTCTGCCGCCAAACATCCAAAGGTTTTTCGTACTGATTGGATTTGACTTCCTGCAAGGGTACGGTATGACCGAAGCCTCGCCGGTCATATCCGTCAATCGGGCCGATTCAATTGTTTTCGGTTCGGTTGGCCCGCCGCTGGACGGAGTGGAGGTCAGGATCGACAGGCCGGATGAAAACGGAATTGGCGAGATCATCGTACGTGGCGAGAATTGTACGTCGGGCTACAAGAACAACCCGGAACAGACCGCCGAATTGTGGCGCAATGGCTGGCTCCACACGGGGGATCTGGGCACTTTTCGCGATGGCCAGTTATGGATCACCGGGCGGGCGAAGAATCTGATCGTATCGGCGGCCGGCAAAAACATCTACCCGGAAGAGCTCGAAGAGAAGCTGTCGGAGTCGGATTACATTCTCGAAGTCATCGTGTTCGGCCGGGCGAAGCACGGGCGGCATGGGGAAGAAGTGCGGGCGCTGATCGTGCCGGATATCGAGCAGTTCCAGCTCGAGTTCGGTCTCGATCCGGCGCAGCCTAACGCCGACCTCGTGCGCGAAATCCTAAGCCGGGAAGTTGCCATGGTGAATGCCGAGATCGCCGACTACAAACGCATTACCGGTTTTGAAGTGCACTTTCAGGAGCTGGAGAAGACCTCGACCAAGAAAGTGAAGCGCTTTGTTTACCGATAG
- a CDS encoding secondary thiamine-phosphate synthase enzyme YjbQ, with the protein MVETHTVKFKTRGSGAIVDLTLEMKEAVANSGIDSGTITAFVPGATGGITTLEYEPGLIQDLPELMERLVPSDRGYAHDKTWQDGNGFSHLRAALIGPSVTVPFTRKHLLLGHWQQVVFLEFDNRPHDREIILQILGDGA; encoded by the coding sequence ATGGTTGAAACTCATACGGTCAAGTTCAAGACCAGGGGATCGGGCGCGATTGTCGATCTCACCCTCGAAATGAAGGAAGCGGTGGCCAATTCAGGGATCGATTCCGGCACGATTACCGCCTTTGTACCCGGCGCCACTGGCGGCATCACTACTCTCGAGTACGAGCCGGGGCTGATTCAGGACTTGCCCGAACTGATGGAACGCCTGGTGCCGTCGGATCGAGGCTACGCGCACGACAAGACCTGGCAGGACGGCAACGGCTTTTCTCATCTCCGGGCCGCTCTGATCGGTCCCAGCGTGACCGTGCCGTTCACGCGCAAGCACCTGCTGCTCGGCCACTGGCAGCAGGTAGTGTTCCTCGAATTCGACAATCGCCCTCACGACCGCGAAATCATCCTGCAGATCCTTGGTGACGGCGCATGA
- the mtnA gene encoding S-methyl-5-thioribose-1-phosphate isomerase: MIVKALERAGNKLKLIDQTRLPVELVYRELDDYRAIIEAIQRLEVRGAPAIGIAAAYALPIGVIQTGRYDYDSIARIGAEIKAARPTAVNLAWAVDRVLKRLKVEAPPVPEQVLDLLWAEAEAIHEEDRRMCARIGEHGSRLISDGDTVLTHCNAGALATGGIGTALGVIYTCRDQGKRLTVFADETRPLLQGARLTAWELMQEGIDVTLICDSMAPVLMAQGKIGHVIVGADRIARNGDTANKIGTYGLAVQAKAHGVPLYVAAPSSTFDNDIATGSDIPVEERSGFEITNGYGGQTAPDGIKTYSPAFDVTPNELITSFVTDTGVRPGGRRV, encoded by the coding sequence ATGATAGTCAAGGCGCTGGAGCGAGCGGGCAACAAGCTTAAGCTGATAGATCAGACACGCTTACCGGTCGAACTTGTCTATCGTGAACTGGACGATTACCGGGCGATCATAGAGGCGATTCAGCGACTCGAAGTTCGCGGCGCACCGGCTATTGGCATAGCGGCGGCCTACGCGCTGCCGATAGGGGTGATCCAGACCGGCCGTTACGATTATGACAGTATCGCCAGGATCGGCGCGGAGATCAAGGCTGCCCGCCCGACTGCGGTCAATCTCGCGTGGGCCGTTGACAGAGTGTTGAAGCGGTTGAAGGTCGAGGCTCCGCCAGTACCTGAACAGGTCCTCGATCTTTTGTGGGCCGAAGCCGAGGCTATCCACGAGGAAGACCGCCGGATGTGTGCTCGTATCGGTGAACACGGCTCGCGTCTCATCAGCGATGGCGATACCGTGCTGACCCATTGCAACGCCGGTGCGCTGGCGACCGGCGGAATCGGTACCGCGCTGGGGGTGATTTATACCTGTCGCGATCAGGGCAAGCGCTTAACCGTATTCGCCGACGAGACCCGCCCACTTCTGCAAGGCGCCCGCTTGACGGCCTGGGAGCTTATGCAGGAGGGAATTGATGTAACCCTGATATGTGATTCGATGGCGCCTGTGCTTATGGCCCAGGGGAAAATCGGGCATGTTATTGTCGGGGCGGACAGGATCGCCCGCAACGGCGACACCGCCAACAAGATCGGCACCTACGGGCTGGCAGTCCAGGCGAAGGCTCACGGCGTGCCGCTCTATGTCGCCGCGCCCTCGTCGACCTTTGATAATGATATCGCGACCGGAAGCGATATCCCGGTGGAGGAACGGAGCGGCTTTGAAATCACTAACGGCTACGGCGGCCAGACCGCTCCGGATGGGATCAAGACGTATTCTCCGGCGTTTGATGTCACGCCGAACGAGCTGATAACGTCATTTGTCACGGATACCGGCGTCCGCCCCGGCGGGCGGCGGGTTTAG
- a CDS encoding S8 family serine peptidase — MDDYPTDGFYAYSLASGYDLEQVRAALRNVEGVAMIDPYYLTINGQAFNSGPTFVVGFRHDVTQERVDALNEQHHVIVEKISRHTPSVYVLSISQSSEFGLLEMANLYYGIDETYFSHPNTAGSLRQTAYTLDDKYHTYQWNVMQVIGNLGTASVWDFAGLTDSLVVAVVDDGVTGHYDLDQARILPGYDFADDDDDPSPGDSCGHGMGCTGLIAANHTIASQIMSAPDYSGVMSLNPHVSILPVKIFRDYRCSGQGVSLYSTAEAIHYAWQHGADVLSNSWICEFSDIVWMAIDSAAIRGRDGKGCTIVFASGNDAIAYPERMSWLAILAPVIGVGACDQFNDRLNYSMYGINLGPCGPQQRIVPAGNHLVS, encoded by the coding sequence GTGGATGACTACCCAACCGACGGCTTCTATGCCTATTCACTTGCTTCGGGCTATGATTTAGAACAGGTCAGAGCCGCTCTCAGAAACGTCGAGGGGGTTGCCATGATAGACCCATATTACCTTACGATCAATGGGCAAGCCTTCAACAGCGGCCCTACCTTTGTGGTTGGTTTTCGCCACGACGTAACGCAAGAGCGTGTCGACGCTCTGAACGAGCAACATCACGTTATAGTCGAGAAGATAAGCAGGCACACACCAAGCGTTTACGTGCTGAGTATCTCTCAGTCGAGCGAATTTGGGCTGCTTGAAATGGCAAATCTGTACTACGGTATCGACGAGACCTACTTCTCGCACCCGAACACCGCCGGCAGCCTTCGCCAAACGGCTTATACCCTTGACGATAAATACCATACCTATCAGTGGAATGTCATGCAAGTTATTGGCAACCTTGGCACGGCTTCCGTGTGGGACTTCGCGGGCCTTACGGACAGTTTAGTCGTGGCTGTAGTCGACGACGGGGTTACAGGCCACTATGATCTTGATCAGGCACGTATCTTACCGGGATACGACTTCGCGGATGATGATGACGACCCTTCCCCTGGCGACAGTTGCGGGCACGGTATGGGGTGCACAGGTCTTATTGCCGCTAATCACACAATTGCCAGTCAGATAATGAGCGCTCCTGACTACAGCGGTGTAATGTCACTCAACCCGCATGTGAGCATCTTGCCCGTGAAGATATTTCGCGACTACCGGTGTTCCGGTCAAGGGGTGTCGTTGTATTCGACGGCTGAGGCAATTCACTACGCATGGCAACACGGGGCGGACGTCCTTTCCAACAGCTGGATCTGCGAATTCTCCGATATCGTATGGATGGCAATTGACAGTGCCGCAATCCGAGGCCGCGACGGAAAGGGATGTACAATCGTGTTTGCTTCCGGTAATGACGCGATAGCGTATCCGGAGAGAATGTCGTGGTTGGCGATTCTCGCGCCTGTCATTGGTGTAGGCGCATGCGACCAGTTCAACGACCGCCTGAATTACTCCATGTACGGAATTAACTTGGGACCTTGTGGCCCCCAGCAGCGAATTGTGCCGGCAGGGAACCATTTGGTCTCTTGA